The following DNA comes from bacterium.
GTACCCTAGAGCCTTGGCCTCCAGGCCTCCCTCGGCGGACTCTTCTATGTAGAAAATTATCTCGCTTTCCATACCTCCTCCTACACCACGTTGGGCTCCAGGACCAGGTCGCCGCGCTCGAAGCGCTTGGCGTCCAGCGGCGCGATGAGCTCCGGCGTGCAGCCGCAGGCGACCGCCTCGGCGGTGAGCTTGGCCGTGGCGGGGGCGATCATGAACCCGTGCCCGGAGAAGCCCACGGCGTTGTAGAAACCGGGAAGGTCCGGGTGCTCCCCCAGGATGGGCTGGGCGTCGGGCGTTTTCGTGTAGAGCCCGGCCCACTGCCGGATGACCCGCACGCCGGCCAGAATCGGCAGGATGCTGGTCACCGCCCGGGCCATGGCCTCGATGAACTCCCAGCCCGAGTCATCGTTGAAGCCCGGCGCCTCGGGCATCCCCAGCCCCATGATGAAGGCGCCGTGCACCACCTGCTGGCAGTAGAGGTGGTGGGCGAAGCTGATGACCATGGGGTCAAAGAGCCGCTCGTAGGGCTCGGTTACGAGTATCTGGTGCCGCTCGGGGAAGCAGTCGAGTTTCAGCCCGGCCAGTTTGCCCACCTCCGCCGCGTGCCCCCCGGCGCAGTTCACCACCGTCCGCGTCGCGTAGCGCCCCCTGTCCGTCAC
Coding sequences within:
- a CDS encoding FAD-binding oxidoreductase, coding for MGKTYDAVIVGAGVIGTAVGYYLALRGIRDVLILDKGYVSGGATGRCGAGVRQQWGLEMNCRLAKMSVDMFAGLSDELGEDIEFEQSGYLVLAYDDDTVELYKKNLKLQNSLGIPARLVAPGEAREIVPVLNIEGLVAATHCPTDGHADPFKTNFAYAHAAVRSGCELHTFEEATAIETDGSGIQAVVTDRGRYATRTVVNCAGGHAAEVGKLAGLKLDCFPERHQILVTEPYERLFDPMVISFAHHLYCQQVVHGAFIMGLGMPEAPGFNDDSGWEFIEAMARAVTSILPILAGVRVIRQWAGLYTKTPDAQPILGEHPDLPGFYNAVGFSGHGFMIAPATAKLTAEAVACGCTPELIAPLDAKRFERGDLVLEPNVV